A genomic segment from Campylobacter concisus encodes:
- the dapB gene encoding 4-hydroxy-tetrahydrodipicolinate reductase, with protein sequence MVKIGLYGASGKMAQSIISCLKDEKDATLGIAFSQKNQVENLSSELLTNDFAKFFEACDVIIDFSQKEATMALLNYARTNPKPLVIGTTGLNDEDKNLLHLASGAMPILYATNMSLGVAVLNRLARIASKTLREFDIEIVEQHHRHKKDAPSGTAMTLAGCVAEARDLNLKDVLVTGRAGMVGARSKDEIAVMALRGGDVVGRHTVGFYNDGEFIELNHTATSRATFSKGAIRAAIWLKDQSSGLYSIDDSLGLDD encoded by the coding sequence TTGGTAAAAATAGGCCTTTATGGTGCTAGTGGAAAGATGGCTCAAAGTATCATTTCTTGTTTAAAAGATGAAAAAGATGCCACTTTAGGCATCGCTTTTAGCCAAAAAAATCAGGTTGAAAATTTAAGTAGCGAACTTTTGACAAATGACTTTGCTAAATTTTTTGAAGCATGCGATGTGATAATCGACTTTAGTCAAAAAGAGGCGACCATGGCACTGCTAAACTACGCTAGAACTAATCCAAAACCACTAGTTATCGGTACGACCGGGTTAAATGACGAAGATAAAAACTTACTCCATTTAGCATCTGGAGCTATGCCTATTCTTTACGCAACAAATATGAGTTTGGGCGTAGCTGTACTAAACCGCCTTGCAAGGATCGCTTCAAAAACATTAAGAGAATTTGACATAGAGATAGTAGAGCAACACCATAGGCACAAAAAGGACGCTCCAAGCGGCACAGCAATGACCTTAGCTGGTTGCGTGGCTGAGGCTAGGGATCTAAATTTAAAAGATGTTTTAGTAACTGGTAGAGCCGGCATGGTAGGGGCTAGGAGCAAAGACGAGATCGCAGTCATGGCACTTCGTGGTGGAGATGTGGTCGGTCGCCACACGGTTGGCTTTTATAATGACGGCGAATTTATCGAGCTAAATCACACCGCAACGAGTAGGGCAACCTTTTCAAAAGGTGCGATCAGGGCTGCCATTTGGCTAAAAGATCAAAGTAGTGGCCTTTACTCGATAGACGATAGTTTAGGGCTTGATGATTAA
- a CDS encoding DUF2393 family protein: protein MLNSIKHNLLFVLQNAKLIDFLTYGWIFLAFILIVLLGIFIAIKSWWQIGFLFILAGFFGLFVGNYYANKYINENLRPVSISKITTKQLQYVDALMVDFNITNNSNNALSICKIELDFYLSSRQNTKDFFNSLNPFARKRIILNEEFLPKQSIEVKEFVNDFAFIDYNISKKVECF from the coding sequence ATGTTAAACAGCATTAAGCACAACTTGCTTTTTGTATTGCAAAATGCAAAGCTCATTGATTTTCTAACCTATGGCTGGATATTTTTAGCATTTATACTAATTGTGCTTTTAGGGATTTTTATAGCGATAAAGTCGTGGTGGCAGATAGGATTTTTATTTATTCTAGCTGGTTTTTTCGGACTTTTTGTAGGTAATTACTACGCAAACAAATATATAAATGAAAATTTAAGACCAGTTAGCATAAGCAAAATAACCACCAAACAGCTTCAATATGTCGATGCGCTAATGGTTGATTTTAATATTACAAATAATTCAAATAATGCACTTAGTATCTGCAAAATCGAGCTTGACTTCTATCTAAGCTCAAGGCAAAATACGAAAGACTTTTTTAACTCACTTAATCCATTTGCTAGAAAAAGAATCATCTTAAACGAGGAATTTTTGCCAAAGCAAAGCATTGAGGTTAAAGAATTTGTCAATGATTTCGCATTTATAGACTACAATATCTCTAAAAAAGTGGAGTGTTTTTGA
- a CDS encoding YraN family protein, which yields MGLKEYLFGKSSEDRACEFLQKLGFIILERNFHSKFGEIDIIALSSDKILHFIEVKATSGEYEAEYRLNKAKYIKILKTINFYMMKNEPNRDFQVDLLVIKNEDLELIENISL from the coding sequence TTGGGGCTAAAAGAGTATCTCTTTGGCAAAAGCTCAGAAGATAGGGCATGCGAATTTTTACAAAAGCTCGGTTTTATCATTTTAGAGAGAAATTTTCACTCTAAATTTGGCGAGATCGACATCATTGCACTAAGTAGTGATAAAATTTTACACTTTATAGAGGTAAAAGCAACTAGCGGAGAATACGAGGCAGAATATAGACTAAATAAGGCAAAATATATAAAAATTTTAAAAACTATAAATTTTTATATGATGAAAAATGAGCCAAATAGAGATTTCCAAGTCGATTTGCTCGTCATAAAAAATGAAGATTTAGAACTGATAGAAAATATTAGTTTATAA
- a CDS encoding phosphatidylglycerophosphate synthase produces the protein MNELENLKEIGIKEISRKTHIEPTFLQYIFDKNFEKLSRLNIRGYAKILQREYDVDLSELLAEYDAFMQENTPDESHKTKVTPKISSYTPKDITIQKQSGSGGAGFLFWFIILAIIAGGAYHFDAYKYIENFLSFLNDENKSVSYSQSSIVNEVKKNIIDTNITISQNSPKIEANVSSVKISAPVEQNVTTSPANMEQNAMKPSMVAQPAPKIEQNITKPLNEAVITPKQRVWIGIINLENGQKVSNDTSKSININLDQRQLVVCGNGNIELKIGDKVTKYNPSRPARFLVENGEMKFVSYDEFVELNKGKSW, from the coding sequence ATGAATGAATTAGAGAATTTAAAAGAGATAGGTATAAAGGAAATTTCACGTAAAACGCATATTGAGCCTACATTTTTACAATATATTTTTGATAAAAATTTTGAAAAATTATCACGTTTAAATATTCGAGGCTATGCCAAGATTTTGCAACGTGAATATGATGTTGATTTGAGCGAGTTGCTCGCTGAATATGATGCCTTTATGCAAGAAAATACTCCAGATGAGAGTCACAAAACCAAAGTTACTCCAAAAATTTCTTCTTACACTCCAAAAGATATTACCATACAAAAACAAAGCGGTAGTGGCGGTGCTGGATTTTTATTTTGGTTCATCATTTTAGCTATTATCGCTGGCGGGGCATATCATTTTGATGCTTATAAATATATCGAGAATTTTTTATCGTTTTTAAATGATGAGAATAAAAGCGTGAGCTATTCGCAGTCAAGTATAGTAAATGAGGTGAAGAAAAATATCATCGATACAAATATCACCATCTCTCAAAATAGCCCTAAAATAGAAGCAAACGTATCAAGTGTGAAAATTTCAGCTCCAGTTGAGCAAAATGTGACAACAAGTCCTGCAAACATGGAGCAAAACGCTATGAAGCCAAGCATGGTGGCTCAGCCAGCTCCTAAGATAGAGCAAAACATTACAAAGCCACTAAATGAGGCGGTCATTACGCCAAAACAACGTGTATGGATAGGCATCATTAACCTTGAAAATGGTCAAAAAGTATCAAACGACACAAGTAAAAGCATAAATATAAATTTAGACCAAAGACAGCTCGTAGTTTGCGGAAATGGCAACATTGAGCTAAAGATCGGTGATAAGGTGACAAAATATAATCCAAGCCGTCCAGCTAGATTTTTAGTAGAAAATGGAGAGATGAAATTTGTGAGTTATGATGAGTTTGTAGAACTTAACAAGGGCAAATCTTGGTAA
- the rlmB gene encoding 23S rRNA (guanosine(2251)-2'-O)-methyltransferase RlmB, with translation MIIYGKQLFLHILNKRPQILEEIYLSKECDKKLFSKICGTGKKIIRVDNQKAQSLARGGNHQGFLANVSEFEFSDIAELKKLNFIAILYGISDVGNIGAIARSAYALGCEGLVIVAKSINMQGVLRSSSGAAYEIPIAIFEDGLSLLNELKQFGFKIYATASNGKNVKEMRFAGKRALVMGSEGEGIPQKALAKCDECIGIKLKEGWDSLNVSAAFAIICDRMIDE, from the coding sequence ATGATAATATACGGAAAACAACTATTTTTACATATTTTGAACAAGCGACCACAGATATTAGAAGAGATATATCTCTCAAAAGAGTGTGACAAAAAACTCTTCTCTAAAATTTGTGGCACAGGCAAAAAAATCATCCGCGTGGATAATCAAAAAGCACAGTCTTTAGCTCGCGGTGGGAATCATCAAGGTTTTTTAGCGAATGTTAGTGAGTTTGAATTTTCAGACATTGCTGAGCTTAAAAAGCTAAATTTTATCGCTATTCTTTATGGTATAAGCGATGTTGGCAATATCGGTGCTATCGCTAGAAGTGCCTATGCTCTAGGCTGCGAAGGTCTTGTGATAGTGGCAAAAAGTATAAATATGCAAGGTGTTTTAAGATCAAGTAGTGGCGCTGCTTATGAGATACCAATAGCAATTTTTGAAGACGGGCTTAGTTTGCTAAATGAACTAAAACAATTTGGTTTTAAAATTTATGCAACAGCAAGTAATGGCAAAAACGTAAAAGAGATGAGGTTTGCTGGTAAAAGAGCTTTGGTGATGGGCTCAGAGGGCGAAGGCATACCGCAAAAGGCTCTAGCAAAGTGTGATGAGTGTATTGGTATAAAGTTAAAAGAAGGCTGGGACTCCTTAAATGTAAGTGCAGCTTTTGCAATAATTTGTGACAGGATGATAGATGAATGA
- the rsmI gene encoding 16S rRNA (cytidine(1402)-2'-O)-methyltransferase produces MLYFIPTPIGNLEDISLRAIRILRECEIAICEDTRVCKSLVNLLNERFDASINISKFIPFHTHNEDDFFTNLSDDFFSKNVAYMSDAGMPGISDPGVSLVRYAQKNNIEYEILSGANAALLSVVASGLCDKEFVFLGFLPNTGRDRSLAIQNALNLAYPAVIYESPKRILGLVQSIANLEPEREIFAIKEATKKFETKFKEKAQNLAQILEKANLSGEWAVVISKSDRTATQNITKDEILSLDLAPKVKAKLLNKITGEDVKKIYDELTKA; encoded by the coding sequence TTGCTCTACTTTATTCCTACTCCAATAGGAAATTTAGAAGATATCTCACTTCGCGCGATTAGAATTTTGCGTGAATGTGAGATAGCTATTTGCGAAGATACAAGAGTCTGCAAAAGTCTTGTAAATCTGCTAAATGAACGCTTTGACGCAAGTATAAATATATCAAAATTTATTCCATTTCACACTCATAATGAAGATGACTTTTTCACAAATTTAAGTGATGATTTTTTTAGCAAAAATGTAGCCTACATGAGCGATGCTGGTATGCCAGGTATCAGCGATCCTGGAGTAAGTCTAGTAAGATACGCTCAAAAAAATAACATTGAATATGAAATTTTAAGTGGAGCAAATGCTGCACTTTTAAGTGTAGTTGCAAGCGGACTTTGCGATAAGGAATTTGTCTTTTTAGGCTTTTTGCCAAATACTGGCAGAGATAGGTCTTTGGCTATCCAAAATGCTCTAAATTTAGCTTATCCAGCCGTTATTTACGAAAGTCCAAAACGCATACTAGGCTTAGTACAAAGCATCGCAAATCTAGAACCTGAGAGAGAAATTTTTGCCATAAAAGAGGCCACTAAAAAATTTGAGACTAAATTTAAAGAAAAGGCTCAAAATTTAGCTCAAATTTTAGAAAAAGCAAATTTAAGTGGAGAGTGGGCGGTTGTCATCTCAAAAAGTGACAGAACAGCCACTCAAAATATCACAAAAGATGAGATACTTTCGCTTGATCTTGCTCCAAAAGTAAAAGCAAAATTGCTTAACAAAATAACTGGAGAAGATGTAAAAAAGATATATGATGAACTTACGAAAGCTTAA
- the purF gene encoding amidophosphoribosyltransferase: protein MCAIVGIINSKDAAKTAYYALFSMQHRGQEASGISVCDDGEISTHKGNGLVTEVFNEEILRSLKGDMAIGHNRYATAGKNSGRDAQPIAANYSLGQISIVHNGNLVNKDEVRDELIKDGAIFQTNMDTENIIHLIARNHSKHLQDRIIAALDKIKGAYCLLIQSRHKTFAIRDRWGVRPLSLGKLKDGGYIVASETCAFDLVGASFIRDIRPGEMIVFEHGKSEFQSIQIYEPDPRICAFEYIYFARPDSVIEGKSVYEVRKKMGEVLAKKSKIKADFVVPVPDSGVPAALGYANESKIPFELAITRNHYVGRTFIEPSQEMRNLKVKLKLNPMSSVLKGKSIVVIDDSIVRGTTSKKVVDLLRHAGAKEIHFRVACPELKYPERYGIDTPSFEELISSKKSAEEVREYIGADSLEFLSIDELKESIGNERKYSLVSFDGDYFIK from the coding sequence ATGTGTGCAATAGTTGGTATTATAAATTCTAAAGATGCAGCAAAGACTGCCTATTATGCGTTATTTTCTATGCAGCATCGCGGCCAAGAGGCGAGTGGTATTAGCGTTTGTGATGACGGAGAAATTTCTACTCACAAGGGTAATGGACTAGTTACAGAGGTCTTTAATGAAGAAATTTTAAGATCACTAAAAGGCGATATGGCTATTGGTCACAACCGATATGCAACTGCTGGTAAAAACTCGGGTCGTGATGCCCAGCCAATAGCCGCTAATTACTCTTTGGGACAAATTTCAATCGTCCATAATGGAAATTTGGTAAATAAAGATGAGGTTAGAGATGAGCTTATTAAAGATGGCGCGATATTTCAGACAAATATGGATACTGAAAATATCATCCATCTAATCGCAAGAAACCATAGCAAACACTTGCAGGACCGTATTATTGCAGCACTTGACAAGATAAAAGGTGCTTATTGTCTGCTTATCCAGTCACGCCATAAAACCTTTGCCATAAGAGATCGCTGGGGTGTTAGGCCACTAAGCCTTGGCAAGCTAAAAGATGGTGGATATATCGTAGCTAGCGAGACTTGTGCTTTTGATCTTGTGGGGGCTAGCTTTATAAGAGATATCAGGCCTGGTGAGATGATAGTTTTTGAACATGGAAAAAGTGAGTTTCAAAGCATTCAAATTTATGAGCCAGATCCTAGAATATGTGCATTTGAATATATCTATTTTGCACGTCCAGATAGCGTGATAGAAGGTAAAAGCGTATATGAAGTTAGAAAAAAAATGGGTGAAGTACTAGCTAAGAAGAGCAAAATTAAAGCAGATTTCGTCGTACCTGTACCAGATAGCGGAGTGCCAGCAGCACTTGGATATGCAAATGAGAGCAAGATCCCATTTGAGCTAGCTATCACTAGAAACCACTATGTGGGTAGAACCTTCATCGAGCCAAGCCAAGAGATGAGAAATTTAAAAGTTAAGCTAAAACTTAACCCTATGTCATCGGTTCTAAAGGGTAAAAGTATCGTTGTTATCGATGATAGTATCGTTCGCGGTACTACTTCAAAAAAGGTGGTTGATCTTTTAAGACATGCGGGCGCTAAAGAGATTCATTTTAGAGTCGCTTGTCCTGAGCTTAAATACCCAGAGCGATATGGCATCGATACGCCAAGCTTTGAAGAGTTAATAAGCTCTAAAAAAAGTGCAGAAGAAGTAAGAGAATATATCGGTGCAGATAGCTTAGAATTTTTAAGCATAGACGAACTTAAAGAAAGTATCGGCAATGAGCGAAAATATTCGCTTGTGAGCTTTGATGGTGACTATTTCATAAAGTGA
- the hisIE gene encoding bifunctional phosphoribosyl-AMP cyclohydrolase/phosphoribosyl-ATP diphosphatase HisIE: MNSVTKSIDWQKVGGLLPVVVCNHATNEVLMLAYMNEEALNLSLSSRYAHYFSRTKNRIWKKGEESGNTQEIKAAFLDCDNDTLLLKVIQNGGTACHTGARSCFFNEINLHDGKILDTKIEVKKPNYGVLDELYHVIEDRKLNANPETSYVASLFKKGENQILKKVGEEAGEFIMAAKDLSFAENSKQNEQKAKDDLIYEAADLCFHALVALSAHNIHPDAVKNELARRFGMSGIEEKRSRDVKQH; this comes from the coding sequence ATGAATAGCGTAACAAAAAGTATAGACTGGCAAAAAGTTGGTGGATTGCTTCCAGTAGTGGTTTGCAATCATGCCACGAATGAAGTTTTAATGCTTGCTTACATGAACGAAGAAGCATTAAATTTAAGTCTATCTAGCCGTTACGCTCACTACTTTTCACGCACCAAAAATAGAATTTGGAAAAAAGGCGAAGAAAGTGGCAATACTCAGGAGATAAAGGCTGCTTTTTTAGACTGCGACAACGATACTTTGCTTTTAAAGGTGATTCAAAACGGAGGCACTGCTTGTCACACTGGAGCAAGGTCGTGCTTTTTTAATGAAATAAATTTGCATGACGGTAAAATTTTAGATACAAAAATTGAAGTCAAAAAACCAAATTATGGTGTGCTTGATGAGCTTTACCATGTAATAGAAGATAGAAAGCTAAATGCTAACCCTGAAACTTCATATGTGGCAAGTCTTTTTAAAAAAGGCGAAAATCAAATTTTAAAGAAAGTTGGCGAAGAGGCTGGCGAATTTATAATGGCCGCAAAGGATCTTAGTTTCGCAGAAAACTCAAAGCAAAATGAGCAAAAAGCAAAAGATGATCTGATCTATGAAGCAGCCGACCTTTGCTTTCATGCACTTGTAGCACTTTCAGCCCATAATATCCATCCAGATGCTGTAAAAAACGAACTTGCAAGGCGTTTTGGTATGAGCGGCATTGAAGAGAAAAGATCGCGAGATGTTAAACAGCATTAA
- a CDS encoding NAD(P)/FAD-dependent oxidoreductase: MLDLAIIGGGPAGLSAGLYATRGGLKNVVMFEKGEPGGQITSSSEIENYPGQKAPGESGFDFMSTWWKQCSAFGLVHKWANVVGVRKNSDGIFEILLEGGKSEQAKAVIVATGSTPRRAGFKGEDEFFGKGVSTCATCDGFFYKNKEVAVLGGGDTAVEEALYLANICSKVYLIHRRDEFRAAPTTVEKARKNEKIEFITSATIKEALGDKMGLTKIVLDTKNGERVLDVPGIFTFVGLNVNNEILKDENGKFICDMVDGGQVKTNLKMQTSLNGLFVAGDIREDAPKQVIVAAGDGAVAALSAMSYIESLH, translated from the coding sequence ATGCTTGATTTAGCGATCATCGGAGGCGGTCCAGCAGGACTAAGCGCCGGACTTTACGCCACTAGAGGCGGACTAAAAAATGTTGTAATGTTTGAAAAAGGCGAGCCTGGCGGTCAGATCACCTCTAGCTCAGAGATAGAAAACTACCCAGGTCAAAAAGCCCCTGGTGAGAGCGGCTTTGACTTTATGAGCACTTGGTGGAAGCAGTGTAGCGCATTTGGACTAGTTCATAAGTGGGCAAATGTCGTTGGCGTTAGAAAAAACAGCGACGGCATCTTTGAAATTTTACTTGAAGGTGGCAAAAGCGAGCAGGCAAAGGCTGTCATCGTAGCAACTGGCTCAACCCCAAGACGCGCTGGCTTTAAGGGCGAAGATGAGTTCTTTGGCAAAGGCGTAAGCACATGCGCAACATGCGATGGATTTTTTTACAAAAACAAAGAGGTAGCCGTCCTTGGCGGTGGTGACACAGCTGTTGAAGAGGCACTTTATCTAGCAAATATCTGCTCAAAAGTCTATCTTATCCATAGACGTGACGAGTTTAGAGCAGCACCTACGACCGTTGAAAAAGCTAGAAAAAATGAAAAAATCGAATTTATAACAAGTGCAACGATAAAAGAGGCACTTGGTGATAAAATGGGTCTAACAAAGATCGTACTTGATACCAAAAATGGAGAGCGCGTACTTGATGTGCCGGGAATTTTTACCTTTGTCGGACTAAATGTAAATAACGAAATTTTAAAAGATGAAAACGGCAAATTTATCTGCGATATGGTCGATGGTGGACAGGTTAAGACAAACCTTAAGATGCAAACCAGCCTGAATGGGCTCTTTGTAGCAGGTGATATCAGAGAGGACGCTCCAAAGCAAGTCATCGTAGCAGCAGGTGATGGCGCAGTGGCTGCACTTAGCGCTATGAGCTACATAGAAAGCTTGCATTAA
- a CDS encoding homoserine dehydrogenase — MNVAILGVGTVGESVAKILLKNKKLIAARSGEEIVPVIGVVRNLNKKRDASIPLTDDINSVINRDDIDVFVELMGGVEEPFRVVSEILKRKKAVVTANKALLAYHRYALQNLAKNIPFGFEASVAGGIPIIRALREGLSANHIVSINGILNGTSNFILTSMMDEGSNFKDALKKAQELGYAEADPTFDVGGFDTAHKLLILASIAYGVHGDPEDILIEGIQGITPEDIFFAKDFEYSIKLLAIAKKSEGKIELRVHPALVPQNKMIAKASGVTNAISVVGEVVGETMYYGPGAGGDATASAVISDLIDIARDSKSPMLGYKAPFELNTLELLDRDRIKTKYYFRLKVEDKMGVLAKITNLMSENNLSIDSILQKPKDESEFAVLFFTTHTSLEADVRRTIEILKEQEYIKEEPFMMRIEE; from the coding sequence ATGAATGTAGCGATATTGGGCGTTGGAACAGTTGGTGAGTCAGTTGCTAAAATTTTACTAAAAAACAAAAAACTAATCGCAGCAAGAAGTGGCGAGGAGATCGTGCCAGTCATCGGAGTGGTTAGAAATTTAAATAAAAAAAGAGACGCTAGCATCCCTTTGACTGACGATATAAATAGCGTTATAAACCGCGATGATATCGATGTTTTTGTCGAACTTATGGGTGGTGTGGAAGAGCCTTTTAGGGTTGTGAGTGAAATTTTAAAGCGAAAAAAAGCAGTCGTAACAGCGAACAAAGCACTCCTTGCCTATCATAGATACGCCCTACAAAATTTAGCCAAAAATATACCATTTGGCTTTGAAGCAAGTGTGGCTGGTGGCATACCGATCATTAGAGCCTTAAGGGAAGGCTTAAGCGCAAACCATATCGTTAGTATAAATGGCATACTTAACGGAACTAGTAACTTTATCCTAACCTCGATGATGGACGAGGGTTCAAATTTTAAAGACGCACTTAAAAAGGCGCAAGAGCTTGGGTATGCCGAGGCTGATCCAACATTTGATGTGGGTGGCTTTGATACGGCTCATAAGCTGCTTATCCTAGCAAGCATCGCATACGGTGTACATGGCGATCCAGAGGATATCTTGATCGAAGGGATACAAGGTATCACACCAGAAGATATATTTTTTGCAAAAGATTTCGAATACTCAATAAAACTTCTGGCCATTGCCAAAAAAAGTGAGGGTAAAATCGAGCTACGTGTGCATCCAGCGCTTGTGCCACAAAATAAAATGATAGCAAAGGCAAGTGGTGTGACAAATGCGATCAGTGTCGTTGGCGAGGTCGTTGGCGAGACGATGTACTATGGGCCTGGAGCTGGTGGCGATGCAACGGCAAGTGCGGTGATCAGCGATCTTATCGACATCGCAAGAGATAGTAAGTCACCAATGCTAGGATATAAAGCACCTTTTGAATTAAATACGCTTGAGCTACTTGATCGCGATAGGATAAAGACGAAGTACTACTTTAGATTAAAAGTCGAAGATAAAATGGGTGTGCTAGCAAAGATCACAAATTTAATGAGCGAAAATAACTTATCGATCGATAGCATACTTCAAAAACCAAAAGATGAGAGCGAATTTGCGGTATTGTTTTTTACGACACATACAAGTCTTGAGGCTGATGTAAGAAGGACAATTGAAATTTTAAAAGAGCAAGAGTATATAAAAGAAGAGCCATTTATGATGAGGATCGAGGAGTAG
- the trxA gene encoding thioredoxin: MGKYIELTKENFDVTKEGVALVDFWAPWCGPCRMLAPVIEELAEDFDGKAKICKVNTDEVQDLAVEFGIRSIPTLLFFKNGELVEQMVGAQSKQALTDKLNSLL, encoded by the coding sequence ATGGGAAAATACATCGAACTTACAAAAGAAAATTTTGATGTTACAAAAGAAGGCGTTGCTTTAGTAGACTTTTGGGCTCCATGGTGCGGACCTTGCCGTATGCTAGCTCCAGTGATCGAAGAACTTGCTGAAGACTTTGACGGCAAAGCAAAAATTTGCAAGGTAAACACTGATGAAGTGCAAGATCTTGCAGTTGAGTTTGGCATCAGATCGATCCCAACATTGCTATTTTTCAAAAATGGCGAGCTAGTTGAACAAATGGTCGGTGCACAGTCAAAACAAGCCTTAACTGACAAACTAAATTCGCTTCTTTAA
- a CDS encoding LL-diaminopimelate aminotransferase: MFDEIRFNTIERLPNYVFAEVNAIKMAARRAGEDIIDFSMGNPEGRTPQHIVDKLCESAQKDKTHGYSASAGIYKLRLAICNWYKRKYGVNLDPDTEAVATMGSKEGFVHLAQAVINPGDVAIVPDPAYPIHTQAFLFAGGSVAKMPLYYNDKFELDENKFFENLIQTIHASSPKPKYVVVNFPHNPTTVTVQKSFYERLVSIAKQERFYVISDIAYADLTFDGYKTPSIFEVDSAKDVAVECYTLSKSYNMAGWRVGFMCGNKRLCAALKKIKSWVDYGMFTPIQVAATVALDGDQSCVEEIRQIYEKRRDVMIEAFAQAGWELKKPSSSMFIWAKLPPKVSHLGSLEFSKQLLTKASVAVSPGIGFGEGGNDYVRLALIENENRIRQAARNIKKYLKEFE, encoded by the coding sequence GTGTTTGATGAGATAAGATTTAATACAATTGAGCGTTTGCCAAACTACGTTTTTGCCGAAGTAAATGCAATAAAAATGGCTGCACGAAGAGCTGGCGAGGACATCATCGACTTTTCTATGGGTAATCCTGAGGGCAGAACACCGCAGCACATTGTCGATAAACTATGCGAAAGTGCGCAAAAGGACAAGACTCACGGCTACTCAGCCAGTGCTGGAATTTACAAGCTCCGCCTTGCCATTTGCAACTGGTACAAAAGAAAATACGGCGTAAATTTAGACCCAGATACCGAAGCAGTCGCCACGATGGGTAGCAAAGAGGGCTTTGTTCACTTAGCTCAAGCCGTGATAAACCCAGGCGATGTGGCTATCGTGCCTGACCCTGCTTATCCGATACACACGCAAGCGTTTTTATTTGCTGGCGGAAGTGTCGCAAAGATGCCACTTTACTATAATGATAAATTTGAGCTAGATGAGAATAAATTTTTTGAAAATTTGATCCAAACTATACACGCAAGCTCACCAAAGCCAAAATACGTAGTCGTAAATTTCCCTCACAATCCAACGACCGTGACAGTGCAAAAGAGCTTTTACGAGCGCCTTGTAAGTATTGCAAAACAAGAGAGATTTTACGTTATCTCTGACATCGCCTACGCTGATCTTACATTTGATGGCTACAAAACGCCAAGTATCTTTGAGGTTGATAGTGCAAAAGACGTTGCAGTCGAGTGCTATACACTTTCAAAAAGCTATAACATGGCTGGCTGGAGAGTTGGCTTTATGTGTGGAAATAAAAGGCTTTGTGCAGCACTTAAAAAGATAAAATCATGGGTTGATTACGGCATGTTTACACCGATCCAGGTGGCTGCCACAGTCGCACTTGATGGTGATCAAAGCTGTGTTGAAGAGATACGCCAAATTTATGAAAAAAGAAGAGATGTGATGATAGAGGCCTTTGCTCAGGCTGGTTGGGAGCTTAAAAAACCAAGCTCTAGTATGTTTATCTGGGCGAAACTTCCGCCAAAGGTTAGTCATCTGGGCAGCCTTGAGTTTTCAAAGCAGCTTCTTACAAAAGCATCGGTTGCCGTTAGCCCGGGTATTGGTTTTGGCGAGGGCGGAAACGACTATGTGCGTCTAGCTCTTATCGAAAATGAAAATAGGATAAGACAAGCAGCAAGAAATATAAAAAAATATTTGAAAGAATTTGAATGA
- a CDS encoding DUF2393 family protein → MSSAYFTIVHIIVLFAIALLSILFLVLSLRAERKLFLSLFFTNILVSTTLAVFLMLVLDKYTKKGMLENVKSERILRNESIVFKGQVRNIGKFTISNCTLTVKLINQPLNKNDLGGEAFFKPSGLSFFSWVLGTDKDERPNTVEYKFDVAKNLPKQKSTPFTVYMPYPPYFKNGMNITKLNCY, encoded by the coding sequence ATGAGCTCAGCATATTTTACGATCGTTCATATTATCGTTCTTTTTGCGATTGCTCTGCTTTCTATTTTATTTCTTGTTCTCTCGCTTAGAGCTGAGCGAAAGTTATTTTTATCACTATTTTTTACAAACATTCTAGTCTCAACCACACTTGCTGTTTTTTTAATGCTAGTGCTTGATAAATATACAAAAAAAGGTATGCTCGAAAATGTAAAAAGTGAGCGAATTTTGCGAAACGAGAGTATCGTTTTTAAGGGGCAAGTGAGAAACATCGGTAAATTTACAATTAGCAACTGCACACTGACAGTCAAACTAATCAACCAACCACTAAATAAAAATGACCTTGGTGGGGAAGCATTTTTTAAGCCAAGTGGGCTTTCATTTTTTTCATGGGTTCTTGGCACAGATAAGGACGAGAGGCCAAATACAGTTGAATATAAATTTGATGTAGCCAAAAATTTACCAAAGCAAAAAAGCACACCATTTACCGTATATATGCCATATCCGCCTTATTTTAAAAATGGCATGAATATCACAAAACTAAATTGCTACTAA